In Mastacembelus armatus chromosome 4, fMasArm1.2, whole genome shotgun sequence, the following are encoded in one genomic region:
- the LOC113140022 gene encoding N-acetyllactosaminide beta-1,3-N-acetylglucosaminyltransferase 3-like codes for MRNIRTKAFLLAALGLVVLHFCKDFIDHKSICQSIHVDVERSQMKPPTKNNSYVYSWPKCQQNMSAANIPDFSSLPVGIQDFLYYKHCRHFPMLLDLPDKCGGPEKSAEIFLLLVIKSSPVNYDRREVLRKTWAKERLHNGAWIRRIFISGTTDSGHEKQRLNKLLELEQREYNDILQWDFSDSFYNLTLKQVLFLEWMERNCPKVHFLMNGDDDVFAKTDNMVEYLQGLKDNDGSQHLFTGHLIENVGPIRSSGSKYFIPVQVQESNSYPPYCGGGGFLLSGYTALVIYNMSKTIPLLPIDDVYMGMCLLKAGLGPVSHMGVKTAGLSIPSKKLDAYNPCYYKDILLVHRFLPAQMYLMWNRVRDPNLKCGL; via the coding sequence ATGAGAAACATCAGAACGAAAGCCTTCTTGCTGGCAGCTCTTGGGCTGGTGGTCCTCCATTTCTGTAAAGATTTTATTGACCACAAATCAATCTGCCAATCAATCCATGTAGATGTAGAAAGGAGTCAAATGAAACCACCCACCAAAAACAACAGTTATGTATACTCCTGgccaaaatgtcaacaaaatatGTCTGCTGCCAACATCCCAGATTTCAGCTCTCTTCCTGTTGGTATACAAGACTTTCTCTACTATAAACATTGTCGCCATTTCCCCATGCTACTGGACCTTCCTGACAAATGTGGAGGGCCTGAAAAATCTGCAGAAATCTTCCTTCTTTTGGTCATTAAAAGCTCTCCTGTGAATTATGATCGCCGAGAAGTGCTGCGTAAAACCTGGGCCAAAGAGAGGTTACATAATGGTGCATGGATCAGAAGGATCTTCATCTCAGGGACGACAGATTCTGGTCATGAGAAACAAAGACTAAACAAACTACTGGAATTGGAGCAGCGTGAGTACAACGACATCCTCCAGTGGGACTTTAGTGACTCCTTCTACAACCTCACCTTGAAGCAGGTGCTTTTCCTGGAATGGATGGAAAGAAACTGTCCAAAAGTTCACTTCCTGATgaatggtgatgatgatgtctTTGCCAAAACAGACAATATGGTTGAGTATCTCCAAGGCCTCAAAGACAACGATGGAAGCCAGCACCTCTTTACTGGCCATCTGATCGAGAATGTTGGACCCATTAGATCATCAGGGAGCAAGTATTTTATCCCAGTTCAGGTACAGGAATCAAACTCATATCCACCCTACTGTGGCGGTGGGGGCTTCCTTTTGTCTGGATATACAGCTTTGGTAATATACAATATGTCCAAAACCATTCCTCTTCTTCCGATTGATGATGTTTACATGGGTATGTGTCTTCTCAAAGCTGGACTTGGTCCTGTGTCTCATATGGGTGTGAAGACAGCTGGACTGTCTATTCCCTCAAAGAAACTAGATGCATACAATCCTTGCTATTATAAAGACATATTACTGGTACACAGATTCCTTCCAGCACAGATGTATCTTATGTGGAACAGAGTACGTGATCCCAATCTAAAATGTGGactttaa